In Intestinibacillus sp. Marseille-P6563, a single genomic region encodes these proteins:
- the bcp gene encoding thioredoxin-dependent thiol peroxidase encodes MLEVGTKAPDFALLNQDGETVRLSDFLGKRVVLYFYPRDNTPGCTRQAHAFAESYEQFQALDVVVIGISKDSVASHVKFAQKHALPFVLLSDPELQAIQAYGVWQEKKLYGKVSMGVVRSTYIIDPEGKIERVMPKVKPDTNAAEILQYLTE; translated from the coding sequence ATGTTGGAAGTTGGAACCAAAGCCCCGGATTTTGCGCTCTTGAACCAGGATGGAGAAACCGTTCGCCTGTCCGATTTTCTGGGAAAGCGCGTGGTATTATATTTTTATCCGCGGGACAACACGCCGGGCTGCACCCGGCAAGCCCATGCCTTTGCGGAAAGCTATGAACAGTTCCAGGCATTGGATGTGGTGGTCATCGGCATCAGCAAAGATTCGGTGGCTTCGCACGTGAAATTTGCACAGAAACATGCGTTGCCCTTTGTGCTTCTATCCGACCCGGAATTGCAGGCCATCCAGGCCTATGGGGTTTGGCAGGAGAAAAAACTGTATGGGAAAGTCAGCATGGGAGTCGTGCGGTCGACCTACATCATCGATCCGGAAGGCAAGATTGAGCGCGTCATGCCTAAGGTAAAACCGGACACCAACGCAGCCGAGATTCTCCAATACCTGACGGAGTGA
- the yaaA gene encoding peroxide stress protein YaaA: MRIIISPAKKMREDPDSLAWLDLPAFLPQAEELCNALRSMSAADLKKLWKCSDQIANQNIERLQRMDLQRRLTPALLAYEGIQYQYMAPGVFSNQEWDYIQEHLRILSGFYGLLRPLDGVTPYRLEMQAKLRMGEAKDLYAYWGDRLAQALLQEDDCILNLASKEYSVSISKHLPSTVRFVTCVFGEEKDGRVVEKGTMCKMARGEMVRFLAEQQADDPEQAKAFDRLHYRWDPSRSDQNTLVFLRNPAQDKGRTDAW, translated from the coding sequence ATGCGAATCATCATTTCTCCGGCAAAAAAGATGAGGGAAGATCCAGACAGTCTGGCGTGGCTGGATTTGCCTGCCTTCCTGCCACAGGCCGAGGAACTTTGTAACGCATTGCGGAGCATGTCCGCTGCGGATTTGAAAAAGCTCTGGAAGTGCAGCGACCAAATTGCCAATCAAAACATCGAACGGCTGCAAAGGATGGACTTGCAGCGTCGTCTGACGCCGGCACTTTTGGCATATGAAGGCATCCAGTATCAATATATGGCGCCAGGTGTGTTTTCTAACCAGGAATGGGACTATATTCAGGAGCATTTACGGATTTTATCCGGATTTTATGGCCTGCTGCGTCCCTTGGATGGGGTCACTCCTTACCGGCTGGAAATGCAGGCAAAACTCCGCATGGGAGAAGCGAAAGACCTGTATGCCTACTGGGGCGATCGTCTGGCGCAGGCGTTGCTCCAAGAGGACGATTGCATCTTGAATTTGGCTTCCAAAGAATATAGCGTAAGCATTTCCAAACATCTTCCCTCTACCGTACGGTTTGTCACCTGTGTCTTTGGCGAGGAAAAAGATGGCCGCGTCGTGGAAAAAGGAACGATGTGTAAGATGGCCCGTGGAGAAATGGTACGCTTTCTGGCCGAACAGCAGGCAGATGATCCCGAGCAGGCCAAAGCCTTTGACCGGCTCCATTACCGATGGGACCCGAGCCGGTCGGACCAAAATACGTTGGTGTTTTTGCGAAATCCTGCCCAAGACAAGGGAAGGACAGACGCCTGGTAA